Below is a window of Dethiosulfovibrio faecalis DNA.
TCCTCGGAAGGATGGGAAGATCGGACAGAATAACCTTCGATCTGGGATCGATAAGAGAGCTGGACTACTACAGCGGACCGGTTTTCGACGTCTACTCCCCCGAGTCGGGAAAATCCCTGGGAGGTGGAGGAAGATACGACGGTCTGCTATGTTCCTACGGCCTTAGCGGACAGGCCATAGGCTTCGGACTCGACCTGGAGGAGCTGGCCAAACACTCGATCTACAGAAACCCGGAACCGATAGTGGCCATCAAGGGAGGGGGTTCCCAGCCGGACCTGGTCCTGTCCAGATGCTCCGCCTTCCACGACGCCGGGCTGACCACCGAGATAACCTGGAGCGACGACGGAGACTCGGGAATGGCCCGAGCCAAAGCCAAGGGATACTCCTGGTGGTACGATCCGAAAAACGACACCGTGACCGATATATCCAGGGAAGGCGGAAAGATCGCGAGCCTGGAGGTCTGGTTTCGAAACAGAGAGGAGAAAGGCTCATGCTGACCATAGCCCTGCCGACGGGACGAGTGATGAAAGAGGCGATAGAACTTCTGAGGGAAGCCGGACTCCCGTCGAAAAAACTGAGCAACCCCGGCAGAGAACTGGTGATAGAGGAAGATAGAATACGCTACATCCTGGCGAAACCCATGGACGTTCCCCTCTACGTCGACAGAGGCGTGGCGGACCTCGCCCTGGTGGGAAGCGACGTGATGTGGGAATCGGGAGCCAGACTGGTGGAGCTTCTGGACACAGGTATGGGGCGATGCTCCCTCCAGGTGGCGGGACCTCCCGAGCTCGGCGAGAGGTTTCGCTGCCACCGATCGGAGCTCATGTGGCTCAGAGTCGCCAGCAAGTACCCAAGGATAGCCGACGACCACTTCTCAAGAAGAGGCGTCCAGGTGGAGATAGTCCATCTGAACGGATCGATAGAACTGGCCCCCATGCTCGGCATGACCGACTGCATACTGGACATCGTCCAGACCGGAACGACCCTCAAGGCCAACGGCCTGGTTACACTGGAAAAGGTGGCTTCCGTGTCCCTCCGGCTGGTGGCCAGCAGGAAAAGCGCATCCCTCAGATGGGACGGTATAAAGCCGGTGCTGGAGAATATGAAGGGACTGGTAGGGGAGGTGGTGGCATGATAACCCTTAAGAGGGAGACCAAGGAGACCTCCATATGTCTGTCTCTGGAAATCTCCTCCGAGGAAAGGTCCGTCGACATAGACACGGGATGCGGCTTTATGGACCATATGCTGACCCTGATGGCCTTCCACGGCGGGATGAGCCTTAAGATATCCGCCAGGGGAGACGACGTCGACGACCACCATCTGACGGAGGACCTCGCCATAGTCCTGGGATCCGCCCTGCTGAAGTCTCTAGAGGGCCGCAAATACGAAAGATACGGATGGTGCGCCCTGCCGATGGACGGATCTCTGGCACTGGTGGCGGTGGACCTGAGCGGCAGAGGAAGCCTCACCATGGAAGCCCCGTTTCCCACGGAGAAATGCGGCACCTTCGACCTGGAGCTGATACAGGAGTTCTGGAGGGCCTTCTCCAGGGAGGCCAGGGCCACTGTGCACGTAAAGGCCCTGGCGGTGGACAACTCACACCACCTCGCGGAGGCCATCTTCAAAGGTGCGGGACGAGCCCTCGGCCAGGCCCTGGCCGAATCGGGCGACCTGAACTCCACCAAGGGGATGCTGCTGTGAGACAGGTGGGCATAGTGGAATACGGCGCCGGGAACCTGGGCAACGTGATGAGGGCCCTTAGAAGGCTCGGCAGATTCGGCGTGCTGCTCGATTCCCCCGACGAGATCCCCGAATCCGTATCCACCATCGTTCTGCCCGGAGTCGGGGCCTTCGGACCGGCGATGAATTCTCTGAGGGAAAAAGGCTGGGACCAAGCCCTTGCCGAATGGGCCGATAGAGGAAGACCCCTCCTCGGAATATGTCTCGGAATGCAGCTCTTCGCCGAGGGAAGCGACGAAAACGGAAGTCACCGAGGCCTGGGGCTCATAGATGGAAAATCGGAAAAACTGGACATGACCCCTCTACCCCACATGGGATGGAACGACATCTCCACGGAGGACCCCATACTCAAGCCCTTCGACGGCAGCTACCTTTACTTCGTCCACAGCTACGGCCTTAAAAGCTCAAAGGACCGGGCAGCCACGACCGAGGCGGGAAACGTCGCCTTCGTCTCCGCCGTAAGGAAAGGCTCCGTCATGGGGCTTCAGTTTCACCCGGAACGAAGCGGCGACGTGGGACACGCCATGCTGGACCGAATACTGGAGGAACTAGGCCGATGAATAAAATCGAGATATACCCAGCCATAGACCTATACGGCCGAAAGATCGTCAGATTGACCGGAGGAAACTTCGAAAAGATAAAGGAATACGGAGACGACCCGGTGGAAACCGCCCTATCCTTCGCAGAGGCGGGAGCCCGTTGGATACACCTTATAGATCTGGAGGGAGCGGGAAAAGGCTCTCCGGTCCACCTGAAAGAGCTGGAAAAGGTGGCAGCCTCCACCGGCCTGCCGGTTCAATACGGAGGGGGACTGAGAACGGAGGAGGACGTAGCCCTCGCACTCGCCTCCGGAGCGAAAAGGGTATATCTGGGAAGCCTGCTGTTCAAGGGCTCGCCGAGTACCCTCTGGGAAAGGTTCGGCAACGCCATCGTGCCCTCGGTAGACGTCAAAAACGGAACCGTGGCTCTGTCAGGATGGACCGAGGTAACCCAACTCCCTCCGGAGAAAGCTATAACGGAACTCCTCCGTATCGGCTACTCCACCTTTCTGGTCACGTCGGTATCCAGAGACGGCACCGCCGCCGGACCGGACCTGAAGCTCTACGAAAAACTGAGAAAAACGGATGGACAGATCCTGGCGGCGGGAGGCATAAGGGACAAAAAAGACCTGTCCGACCTGGCGAAGATCGGAGTATCCGGAGCCGTGCTCGGCAAAAGCATCTACGAAGGCACGGTAGATCTCCGAGAGGCCGTCGAGGAGTTCGGGATATGCTGACAAAGAGGATAATACCCTGCCTGGACGTCAAGAACGGACGGGTGGTAAAGGGAATAAACTTCGTAAACCTGAAGGACGCCGGGGATCCGGCGGAGCTGGCGGGGCTCTACTCCTCCGAGGGAGCGGACGAGCTTGTCCTGCTCGACATAAGCGCATCGGAGGAAAGGAGGACCACCATGGCCGAATGGGTGAAAGCCGTGGCGGATCGCCTGACCATTCCCTTCACCGTCGGAGGAGGAATCTCCTCGACGGAACAGGCCAGAGAGATAATAGCCCTCGGAGCGGACAAGATCTCCCTGAACACCGCCGCGGTAAAAGATCCCTCTCTGATAGAGAGATGTTCGAGACTGCTGGGGAGCCAGGCCGTGGTGGTGGCGGTGGACGTCAAGAGGGAAAACGACCGCTGGGCCGTCTACATACAGGGAGGCGCGAAAAAAACCGACCTGGACGGACTGGAATGGGTAGAAAAAGTCCAGAAACTGGGCTGCGGCGAGATACTCCTGACATCGATGGACGGAGACGGAACGGAGGCGGGCTACGACCTCGAGCTTCTGAGACGGGTATCCCTGGAAACCACCGTCCCGGTGATAGCCTCGGGAGGAGCGGGAAAGGAAGAACACATACTTCAGGCATTTCGAGCCGGAGCGGACGCAGCCCTGGCAGCGTCCATCTTCCACTACGGCAAGCTGAGAATAGGACAGGTAAAAGACTACCTCGCCGGGGCGAAAATCCCGGTCAGGATATGAGAGGACGGTGCAGATGAAACCGGAAGACATAAAATACGGCCCCGACGGCCTGGTGCCGGTGGTGATACAGGACGCCGACAGCGGAGAGGTCCTCATGCTGGCCTACGGAAACGAGGAGTCAATGAGGCTGACCCTGGAGAGAGGCGAGATGGTATTCTACAGTCGATCCAGAAAAGAGATATGGCACAAGGGGATGACAAGCGGCAACAGGCTGCCTCTGGCATCGTTGCAGATAGACTGCGACTGCGACGCAGTCCTTGCCAGAGTGCGTCCCATGGGACCGGCGTGCCACACAGGAGAGACCAGCTGCTTCTATCGCTTCATCCATGGGAACGACGACGACTCTCCCGTTTTTCTGGGCCGTCTGTGGGCTTACCTGAAGAAGAGATCCCAGGACTCGACGGAGGAAAGCTACACGGCCAGACTGATCGCCGGGCCCAAGAGCCGGGTCGCCCAGAAGATCGGAGAGGAAGGGGTGGAGACGGCCCTGGCGATAGCCACCGAGGACAGGGGACAGACTGTCTACGAGGCGGCGGACCTAGTCTACCACCTGCTGGTGGGGCTATTGGCTTCGGACCTGTCTCCGGGAGAGATATGGAGAGAGCTGAAAAAAAGACATAAAAGCGGATAGATAAGAAAGGGGCCCCCGAGTGGACGCCCCTTTTATCTATCCCGACATCAGCGTTCGTCTTTAGGGGTTCCGAAGTAATAGCCGGCTCCGGACTCGGAAAGAAACAACATCTCCCCCTGAACCCATTTTCCTCCCTTGGCCCTCACTACCGCCACCTTCTTCACAGAAGGACGATGGGTAACGGGGTTTATCTCCAAGCTCTCCGACCCTAGAGGAATCCCCTTGGTGGACGCCATGACCTTGGCCAGATGTTCGGAATCGGCCTTCTCCGCGTCTCTAAGCCCCTGGAATACCCACTGACAGCAGGCATAGGCCTTGGCCGCCAGAGGGCTGTCCGGAACCCGAACCCTGGTGGCGTCCCAGACGTCTGTCTTGAGGGTCTTGATAGCCTTATCCGACCTCAAAGGAAGGTCCTGATCGGCGGTCATTATCCCCTCCAAACCGACGATACCGTCCAGAGAGACCCCACCGGACCATACCGGGACGGATCCGTCCAGCACCCTCAACTGCCTGTAGAACTCCCTGGCTGCCATGTCGGTCATCCAGACCACTACCATATCGGATCCGAAGCCCAGCATCTCCTGAGCCATCATGGAAAACGAATCGGTGCCCCCTCCGGCAACCCAGAAAACCTGGGAATTGAGCCCTCCCTCTCTAAGACCTCTGGAGACGGCTCTGGCTCCTCTGGAAAGATACTCGGCCAGACGATCGGATAAAAGTCCCACCTCGCTTGCGGGAGGAAGGATGGATACGGCGGTCTCGACGGCGGCCCTTGTCACGTAAGAATCGTGAAGGTCAAGGGCAAAAAGCCCGGCCTTTACGACCTCCTTTTCGTCTCTCAAGGCGGTAGAGGAATCGTCCGCCAGGAGCAGCACCGGGTCTCCCTGTCGCCACGAATCGGCCAGCACACGGTTGACCCTCTCGTCGGCAAAGGATACGACAGCCAGAAAGCCCTCTTTCCTCCAACGAGCCATGTCGGAGGAATCGAACACGTCGCCCGACTCCAGGCGGAAGAATACGTCGTGTTCCTTTATCCCCTCGATGCTGTCGTTTACAAGCCCTTGAGCGTATTCCACCACGGGAGCCACAGACAGACCGGAAGGGCTATCCCAGCCGTCGGAAGGCGGGATCACCGCGATCGGCCAGGCCCATCCCTCCTCCACCGAGCGGGGAACCTCGGTCGCCGTCGACGACAGTGCCGTCAGCAAAAGGAGAAAAAGGGCCAATCCCAAACTTCGGAAACTCACCGTTTATATCCTATTATGTCTCTGAGAAGGCTCTTTCTGGCCGCTACGTCGTTCCCGGACTCGATCCCCTTGGGAACGAAGCCGTCCACGACGCCGACCACCCCTCTGCCCTGCTCCGTCTCCGCGATCAAAACCTGAATCGGATTCGCCGTGGCGGCGAAAATCCGGCACACCTCCTGACACCCTTTTATACGGTCCAACACGTTTATGGGATAGCCGTTTCTCAAAAGGACGACGAAACTATGACCAGCAGCGATCTTTCCGGCGTTCTCAACCGCCGTCTCGACCAGGTCGGGAGTGTTGCCGTCCTTTCGAATGAGACAATCTCCCGAGGCCTCGCAGAAAGCGATGCCGAATTCCAGCGAGGGCGACGAGGTCACAAGAGCCTCGTAAAGGTCCTCTACGGTCTTTATGAAATGGCTCTGTCCCAACACTATGTTGCAGTTCTCCGGAATGACCATATCCTCGACGCACCATCTCGAAATCTCAGCCATTTACGTACTCCTCCTTCTCGATCTTTAAAAGCCGATCCACAAGGACATCTGCGCCGCCCATCTCTGGACATGGAACGGTCCAGGAAGCGAGAGCCAGAAGATCCCCGGGAGCGGAGGAAATCGCCACAGGGACGTCTGCCCTGCGCAACAACTCCATATCGTTTTCGTTATCC
It encodes the following:
- the hisG gene encoding ATP phosphoribosyltransferase, whose protein sequence is MLTIALPTGRVMKEAIELLREAGLPSKKLSNPGRELVIEEDRIRYILAKPMDVPLYVDRGVADLALVGSDVMWESGARLVELLDTGMGRCSLQVAGPPELGERFRCHRSELMWLRVASKYPRIADDHFSRRGVQVEIVHLNGSIELAPMLGMTDCILDIVQTGTTLKANGLVTLEKVASVSLRLVASRKSASLRWDGIKPVLENMKGLVGEVVA
- a CDS encoding imidazoleglycerol-phosphate dehydratase, whose translation is MITLKRETKETSICLSLEISSEERSVDIDTGCGFMDHMLTLMAFHGGMSLKISARGDDVDDHHLTEDLAIVLGSALLKSLEGRKYERYGWCALPMDGSLALVAVDLSGRGSLTMEAPFPTEKCGTFDLELIQEFWRAFSREARATVHVKALAVDNSHHLAEAIFKGAGRALGQALAESGDLNSTKGMLL
- the hisH gene encoding imidazole glycerol phosphate synthase subunit HisH, whose product is MRQVGIVEYGAGNLGNVMRALRRLGRFGVLLDSPDEIPESVSTIVLPGVGAFGPAMNSLREKGWDQALAEWADRGRPLLGICLGMQLFAEGSDENGSHRGLGLIDGKSEKLDMTPLPHMGWNDISTEDPILKPFDGSYLYFVHSYGLKSSKDRAATTEAGNVAFVSAVRKGSVMGLQFHPERSGDVGHAMLDRILEELGR
- a CDS encoding HisA/HisF-related TIM barrel protein — translated: MNKIEIYPAIDLYGRKIVRLTGGNFEKIKEYGDDPVETALSFAEAGARWIHLIDLEGAGKGSPVHLKELEKVAASTGLPVQYGGGLRTEEDVALALASGAKRVYLGSLLFKGSPSTLWERFGNAIVPSVDVKNGTVALSGWTEVTQLPPEKAITELLRIGYSTFLVTSVSRDGTAAGPDLKLYEKLRKTDGQILAAGGIRDKKDLSDLAKIGVSGAVLGKSIYEGTVDLREAVEEFGIC
- the hisF gene encoding imidazole glycerol phosphate synthase subunit HisF; amino-acid sequence: MLTKRIIPCLDVKNGRVVKGINFVNLKDAGDPAELAGLYSSEGADELVLLDISASEERRTTMAEWVKAVADRLTIPFTVGGGISSTEQAREIIALGADKISLNTAAVKDPSLIERCSRLLGSQAVVVAVDVKRENDRWAVYIQGGAKKTDLDGLEWVEKVQKLGCGEILLTSMDGDGTEAGYDLELLRRVSLETTVPVIASGGAGKEEHILQAFRAGADAALAASIFHYGKLRIGQVKDYLAGAKIPVRI
- the hisIE gene encoding bifunctional phosphoribosyl-AMP cyclohydrolase/phosphoribosyl-ATP diphosphatase HisIE; translation: MKPEDIKYGPDGLVPVVIQDADSGEVLMLAYGNEESMRLTLERGEMVFYSRSRKEIWHKGMTSGNRLPLASLQIDCDCDAVLARVRPMGPACHTGETSCFYRFIHGNDDDSPVFLGRLWAYLKKRSQDSTEESYTARLIAGPKSRVAQKIGEEGVETALAIATEDRGQTVYEAADLVYHLLVGLLASDLSPGEIWRELKKRHKSG
- a CDS encoding ABC transporter substrate-binding protein translates to MSFRSLGLALFLLLLTALSSTATEVPRSVEEGWAWPIAVIPPSDGWDSPSGLSVAPVVEYAQGLVNDSIEGIKEHDVFFRLESGDVFDSSDMARWRKEGFLAVVSFADERVNRVLADSWRQGDPVLLLADDSSTALRDEKEVVKAGLFALDLHDSYVTRAAVETAVSILPPASEVGLLSDRLAEYLSRGARAVSRGLREGGLNSQVFWVAGGGTDSFSMMAQEMLGFGSDMVVVWMTDMAAREFYRQLRVLDGSVPVWSGGVSLDGIVGLEGIMTADQDLPLRSDKAIKTLKTDVWDATRVRVPDSPLAAKAYACCQWVFQGLRDAEKADSEHLAKVMASTKGIPLGSESLEINPVTHRPSVKKVAVVRAKGGKWVQGEMLFLSESGAGYYFGTPKDER
- a CDS encoding adenosine-specific kinase yields the protein MAEISRWCVEDMVIPENCNIVLGQSHFIKTVEDLYEALVTSSPSLEFGIAFCEASGDCLIRKDGNTPDLVETAVENAGKIAAGHSFVVLLRNGYPINVLDRIKGCQEVCRIFAATANPIQVLIAETEQGRGVVGVVDGFVPKGIESGNDVAARKSLLRDIIGYKR